A window of Streptomyces gilvosporeus contains these coding sequences:
- a CDS encoding ABC transporter permease — MFHPTVARLTYRALLGRRRALILFALPALLVIIAVAIRALAGADDTTASGVLGGFALGTMVPLIGVIAGTGAIGPEIDDGSVVYLLSKPVRRSTIIFTKLLVATGVTVTFSAVPVLLAGFVLNGNSQQIAVAYAVAAAVASVAYSAFFLLLGTITRHAVVFGLVYALVWEAFFGTLVPGARTLSVQQWALAVGQKVGAEGALTSDVQLPLALCLLAVVTVGSTWYAGRRLKSLTLAGEE; from the coding sequence CTGTTCCACCCCACCGTCGCGCGGCTCACCTACCGCGCCCTGCTGGGCCGGCGCCGTGCGTTGATTCTCTTCGCGCTGCCCGCACTCCTGGTGATCATCGCCGTCGCCATCCGCGCGCTGGCCGGTGCCGACGACACCACCGCGAGCGGGGTCCTGGGCGGTTTCGCACTGGGCACGATGGTGCCGCTGATCGGCGTGATCGCCGGTACGGGCGCGATCGGCCCCGAGATCGACGACGGCTCGGTGGTCTATCTCCTGTCCAAGCCGGTGCGGCGGTCGACGATCATCTTCACCAAACTCCTGGTCGCGACCGGCGTCACGGTCACCTTCTCCGCCGTGCCCGTCCTGCTCGCCGGCTTCGTGCTGAACGGCAACAGCCAGCAGATAGCCGTCGCCTACGCGGTGGCGGCGGCCGTGGCCTCGGTCGCCTACAGCGCGTTCTTCCTCCTGCTCGGCACGATCACCCGCCATGCGGTGGTCTTCGGGCTGGTCTACGCCCTGGTCTGGGAGGCGTTCTTCGGGACGCTGGTCCCCGGCGCCCGGACCCTCAGCGTCCAGCAGTGGGCGCTGGCGGTCGGCCAGAAGGTCGGCGCGGAGGGCGCGCTCACCTCCGATGTCCAACTCCCGCTCGCCCTCTGCCTGCTGGCGGTCGTGACGGTCGGGTCCACCTGGTACGCCGGGCGCCGGCTGAAGTCGCTGACGCTGGCCGGAGAGGAGTGA
- a CDS encoding M24 family metallopeptidase, with product MASATSAGTTARTAELSGFREVQRLAYDCAEAVAAQLKPGITERAAARMQREWLRERGVRDWFHLPFAWFGDRTAFVNFRIPLQFFPTNRELEPGMAFILDMAPVYNGFTADIGYSGCLGLNPVHDRLLADLEAHRELILREVRERRPLREIYEDVERLMVRQGHTNRHRAYPFGVIAHKIDRVRQRRWSPTLFGFGTQSLKGLASDALHGHREGWSPLWSPYSFSDHPPQPGLWAVEPHLGFRGTGAKFEEILVVTDSKDPQESAFWLDDDLPHVRRWQEEKAA from the coding sequence ATGGCCTCAGCGACCTCAGCAGGAACCACAGCACGCACCGCCGAACTGAGCGGGTTCAGAGAGGTCCAGCGGCTGGCGTACGACTGCGCGGAGGCGGTCGCCGCGCAGCTCAAGCCCGGGATCACCGAGCGCGCGGCGGCACGGATGCAGCGCGAGTGGCTGCGCGAGCGCGGCGTACGGGACTGGTTCCATTTGCCGTTCGCGTGGTTCGGCGACCGCACCGCCTTCGTCAACTTCCGCATCCCGCTCCAGTTCTTCCCGACCAACCGCGAGCTGGAACCGGGGATGGCCTTCATCCTCGACATGGCCCCCGTGTACAACGGCTTCACCGCCGATATCGGCTACTCCGGCTGCCTCGGCCTCAACCCCGTCCACGACCGGCTGCTCGCCGACCTCGAAGCGCACCGCGAGCTGATCCTGCGCGAGGTGCGCGAGCGGCGCCCGCTGCGCGAGATCTACGAGGACGTGGAGCGGCTGATGGTGCGCCAAGGGCACACCAACCGCCACCGGGCCTACCCCTTCGGCGTCATCGCCCACAAGATCGACCGCGTCCGGCAGCGCCGCTGGTCCCCCACCCTCTTCGGATTCGGCACCCAGTCCCTCAAGGGCCTGGCCTCCGACGCGCTGCACGGCCACCGGGAGGGCTGGTCACCGCTGTGGAGCCCGTATTCCTTCTCCGACCACCCGCCGCAGCCGGGGCTGTGGGCGGTCGAACCCCATCTCGGATTCCGGGGCACGGGCGCCAAGTTCGAGGAAATCCTGGTCGTCACCGACTCCAAGGACCCCCAGGAAAGCGCCTTTTGGCTGGACGACGATCTGCCGCATGTGCGGCGCTGGCAGGAGGAGAAGGCCGCGTGA
- the mltG gene encoding endolytic transglycosylase MltG has product MSAVRRTVRRSGPRLPRGGRLLLVAVLCVLVVLAVLFVPRLLRGPQPEAQLTVPEGRRAAQVYAAADKALHLPEGTSAKAARTAHLHLPAEAKGNPEGYLFPATYPIREDTTPASLLAYMVDTARQHLADDRIAAYRTVVIASIVQAEADRPADMGKVARVIDNRLARNMPLQMDSTINYALGRSTLHTSHADTRTTSPYNTYRHPGLPPTPIDNPGADALKAAGAPPEGDWLYFVTVTPGDTRFTADYREHQRNVRDFNAHQKNGGGTGQAQGG; this is encoded by the coding sequence ATGAGCGCTGTTCGACGCACCGTTCGCCGGTCCGGGCCGCGGCTGCCCCGCGGGGGCCGGCTGCTTCTTGTTGCCGTGTTGTGCGTGCTGGTCGTCCTTGCCGTGCTGTTCGTGCCGCGGCTGCTGCGCGGACCGCAGCCCGAGGCGCAGCTGACCGTGCCGGAGGGCCGGCGCGCGGCACAGGTCTACGCCGCCGCGGACAAGGCGCTGCATCTCCCCGAGGGCACCAGCGCGAAGGCCGCCAGGACCGCGCATCTGCACCTGCCGGCCGAGGCGAAGGGCAATCCGGAGGGCTACCTCTTCCCGGCCACCTATCCGATCCGCGAGGACACCACCCCGGCGTCGCTGCTCGCCTACATGGTCGACACCGCCCGCCAGCATCTGGCCGACGACCGCATCGCCGCCTACCGGACGGTGGTGATCGCCAGCATCGTGCAGGCCGAGGCGGACCGGCCGGCCGACATGGGCAAGGTCGCCCGGGTCATCGACAACCGGCTCGCCAGGAACATGCCGCTCCAGATGGACTCGACCATCAACTACGCACTCGGCCGCAGCACCCTCCACACCAGCCACGCCGACACCAGGACTACCAGCCCGTACAACACCTACCGGCACCCGGGCCTGCCGCCCACCCCGATCGACAATCCCGGGGCGGATGCGCTGAAGGCGGCGGGCGCGCCGCCCGAGGGCGACTGGCTGTACTTCGTCACCGTCACACCGGGCGACACCCGCTTCACCGCGGACTATCGCGAGCATCAGCGCAACGTCCGGGACTTCAATGCGCACCAGAAGAACGGCGGTGGCACCGGCCAGGCTCAGGGCGGCTGA
- a CDS encoding ABC transporter ATP-binding protein: protein MIVTESLSKRFPRVTALDRLSVDIGPGVTGLVGANGAGKSTLIKILLGLAPATEGTAHVLGLDVTKDGAAIRERVGYMPEHDCLPPDVSATEFVVHMARMSGLPPTAARERTADTLRHVGLYEERYRPMGGYSTGMKQRVKLAQALVHDPQLVFLDEPTNGLDPVGRDEMLGLIRRVHTDFGISVLVTSHLLGELERTCDHVVVIDGGKLLRSSSTEEFTQATASLAVEVTDTDRCPDGTAALRAALVAAGAVVSDAAGTEGLASSGHVLYVEASGEETHDLVRDTVAELGLGLIRMEQRRHRIAEVFRDADADADAEANGEAHRAAGAAMAAAAPPVTSAVVRPSAAGAPGAPYAPYAPQEGGASDAD, encoded by the coding sequence GTGATCGTGACCGAAAGCCTGAGCAAGCGGTTCCCCCGGGTGACCGCTTTGGACCGGCTCTCCGTTGACATCGGCCCCGGCGTGACGGGCCTGGTGGGTGCCAACGGGGCCGGAAAATCCACCCTGATCAAGATCCTTCTCGGCCTGGCCCCGGCCACCGAGGGGACCGCGCACGTCCTCGGCCTGGACGTGACCAAGGACGGTGCGGCCATCCGCGAGCGGGTCGGCTATATGCCCGAGCACGACTGCCTGCCGCCGGACGTCTCGGCCACCGAGTTCGTGGTGCATATGGCCCGGATGTCCGGCCTGCCGCCGACGGCCGCCCGCGAGCGGACCGCGGACACCCTGCGTCATGTCGGCCTCTACGAGGAGCGTTACCGCCCCATGGGCGGCTACTCGACCGGTATGAAGCAGCGGGTGAAGCTGGCTCAGGCGCTGGTGCACGACCCTCAGCTGGTGTTCCTCGACGAGCCGACCAACGGTCTGGACCCGGTCGGCCGGGATGAGATGCTCGGCCTGATCCGCCGCGTCCACACCGACTTCGGGATCTCCGTCCTGGTGACCTCCCACCTGCTCGGTGAGCTGGAGCGCACCTGTGACCATGTCGTCGTCATCGACGGCGGCAAGCTGCTGCGGTCCTCGTCCACGGAGGAGTTCACCCAGGCCACGGCTTCGCTGGCGGTCGAGGTCACGGACACCGACCGCTGCCCGGACGGCACCGCGGCGCTGCGCGCGGCACTGGTCGCGGCCGGAGCCGTGGTCAGCGACGCCGCCGGGACCGAGGGCCTGGCCTCCTCGGGCCATGTGCTCTACGTCGAGGCGTCCGGCGAGGAGACCCACGATCTCGTACGGGACACGGTTGCCGAGCTGGGCCTGGGGCTGATCCGGATGGAACAGCGCCGGCACCGGATAGCGGAGGTCTTCCGCGACGCGGACGCGGACGCAGACGCGGAGGCGAACGGGGAGGCACACAGAGCCGCGGGCGCGGCCATGGCTGCCGCCGCACCGCCCGTCACCTCCGCCGTCGTCAGGCCCTCCGCCGCCGGTGCCCCCGGCGCCCCGTATGCCCCGTACGCCCCTCAGGAAGGAGGCGCCTCCGATGCCGACTGA
- a CDS encoding ABC transporter permease, with the protein MPTDSSPPAPAAPAPQAAFSATAGGALIHNIGYRHYDGPRLGRSYARRSLFSQSLRGAYGLGRSARTKVLPMLLFAVMCLPAAIMVAVAVFTKASSLPVSYTHYAIYLQAVIGLYLAAQAPQSVSRDLRFKTVPLYFSRPIERGDYVTAKFAAMASALFILTAAPLLVLYTGALLAKLDFLDQTKGLGQGLVSVALLSLLFAGIGLVVSALTPRRGFGVAAVIAVLTIPYGAVSAVQGIAAIQGSETAVGWLGLFSPITLIDGVQATFLGGTSSFPDHLAPSTAAGAVYLLVTLTAIAGSYALLTLRYRKAGL; encoded by the coding sequence ATGCCGACTGACTCCTCGCCCCCCGCGCCCGCGGCCCCCGCACCGCAGGCCGCCTTCTCCGCCACCGCCGGCGGGGCCTTGATCCACAACATCGGCTACCGCCATTACGACGGTCCCCGCCTGGGCCGTTCCTACGCCCGCCGGTCGCTCTTCTCACAGAGCCTGCGCGGCGCCTACGGACTCGGCCGCTCGGCCAGGACCAAGGTGCTGCCGATGCTGCTCTTCGCGGTGATGTGCCTGCCCGCGGCGATCATGGTCGCGGTGGCGGTGTTCACCAAGGCGAGCAGCCTGCCGGTCTCCTACACCCACTACGCCATCTATCTCCAGGCCGTCATCGGTCTCTATCTGGCCGCCCAGGCCCCGCAGTCCGTGTCCCGCGATCTGCGTTTCAAGACCGTCCCGCTGTATTTCTCCCGCCCCATCGAGCGCGGCGACTATGTGACGGCGAAATTCGCGGCCATGGCGAGCGCCCTGTTCATCCTGACCGCGGCGCCCCTTCTGGTCCTTTACACCGGTGCGCTGCTGGCCAAGCTGGACTTCCTCGACCAGACCAAGGGGCTGGGGCAGGGCCTGGTGTCCGTCGCGCTGCTCTCCCTCCTCTTCGCCGGAATCGGCCTGGTCGTCTCGGCGCTCACGCCCCGCCGCGGCTTCGGCGTCGCCGCCGTGATCGCCGTACTGACCATTCCCTACGGGGCCGTCAGCGCCGTCCAGGGCATCGCCGCCATCCAGGGCAGCGAGACCGCCGTCGGCTGGCTGGGGCTCTTCTCCCCCATCACCCTCATCGACGGAGTGCAGGCGACGTTCCTCGGCGGGACGAGCTCGTTCCCCGACCACCTGGCGCCGTCGACCGCCGCCGGAGCCGTCTATCTCCTCGTCACGCTGACAGCCATCGCGGGCTCCTACGCCCTGCTGACGCTCCGCTACCGGAAGGCCGGCCTGTGA
- a CDS encoding carotenoid oxygenase family protein, producing MTTANPTTATESTAPVPHMAGNFAPVKDEVTAYDLPVTGTIPPELTGWFLRNGPNPRDAASRHWFFGDGMVHGLRLEGGRAVSYRNRWVRTASFTDGTPAVDELGRRNLTASAANTHVVRHAGRTLALVESSFPYEIDCRPGHELETIGAHDFGGRLTTAMTAHPKTCPTTGELHFFGYGGPHPPYLTYHRANAAGELEVSRPIDVPAPTMMHDFHLTAAHVVFMDLPVVFDRSRPGMPYAWDPEYGARLGVLRRDDPYGEIRWLSIDPCYVFHALNAHDDGAQRIVLHVARYPDYGADNPSHLWRWTIDLASGTVSEEQLDDQFCEFPRIDDRLAGQSARFGHAISAEVPGSGPIPGALLRYDLHSGAVVRHDFGPGRTPSEAAFAPADDRPGGPGWLLSYVHDAADDTSDLVILDAEDISAAPVATVHLPQRVPYGFHGNWLPDPVS from the coding sequence ATGACCACCGCAAACCCGACCACCGCCACCGAATCCACCGCCCCCGTGCCTCATATGGCCGGCAACTTCGCCCCGGTGAAGGACGAGGTGACCGCCTACGACCTCCCGGTCACGGGCACCATCCCGCCGGAGCTGACCGGCTGGTTCCTGCGCAACGGCCCCAACCCGCGCGATGCCGCCTCCCGGCACTGGTTCTTCGGCGACGGCATGGTGCACGGCCTGCGCCTGGAGGGCGGCCGCGCCGTCTCCTACCGCAACCGCTGGGTCCGTACGGCCAGCTTCACCGACGGCACACCCGCTGTCGACGAGCTCGGCCGCCGCAATCTCACGGCGAGCGCCGCCAATACGCATGTCGTCCGGCACGCCGGACGCACCCTGGCGCTGGTCGAGTCGTCCTTTCCGTACGAGATCGACTGCCGGCCCGGGCATGAGCTGGAGACCATCGGCGCCCATGATTTCGGCGGCCGGCTCACCACCGCGATGACCGCCCACCCCAAGACCTGCCCCACGACGGGCGAGCTGCACTTCTTTGGATACGGCGGCCCGCATCCGCCCTATCTCACCTACCACCGTGCCAATGCGGCAGGGGAGTTGGAGGTCAGCCGGCCCATAGACGTCCCGGCGCCGACGATGATGCACGACTTCCATCTCACCGCCGCCCATGTCGTCTTCATGGACCTCCCGGTCGTTTTCGACCGCAGCCGCCCCGGGATGCCCTACGCCTGGGATCCGGAGTACGGCGCCAGGCTGGGCGTACTGCGCCGCGACGACCCGTACGGCGAGATCCGCTGGCTGTCCATCGACCCCTGCTATGTCTTCCACGCCCTCAACGCCCATGACGACGGGGCGCAGCGCATCGTCCTCCATGTCGCCCGCTATCCCGACTACGGCGCCGACAACCCGTCCCACTTGTGGCGCTGGACCATCGACCTCGCCTCCGGAACGGTGTCCGAGGAGCAGCTCGACGACCAGTTCTGCGAGTTCCCGCGGATAGACGACCGCCTCGCCGGTCAGTCGGCCCGCTTCGGGCACGCCATATCGGCCGAGGTGCCCGGTTCGGGCCCGATACCCGGGGCGCTGCTCCGCTATGACCTGCACTCGGGCGCGGTGGTCCGGCATGACTTCGGTCCCGGCCGCACCCCGAGCGAGGCGGCCTTCGCACCGGCGGACGACCGCCCGGGCGGGCCGGGATGGCTGCTCAGCTATGTCCATGACGCCGCCGACGACACCAGCGATCTGGTGATCCTGGATGCGGAGGACATATCCGCCGCACCGGTCGCGACGGTGCATCTTCCGCAGCGGGTGCCCTACGGGTTCCACGGCAACTGGCTGCCCGATCCGGTGAGTTGA
- a CDS encoding SDR family oxidoreductase, which translates to MKTGKGPGQGPHQGQEQGLRGARERRVRTGGVELCVAELGDAARPTVMLVHGYPDSKEVWSEVAQRLAESFHVVLYDVRGCGRSTAPKPLRGGFTLEKLTDDFLAVADAVSPGRPVHLVGHDWGSVQAWEFATVRRTEGRIASFTSMSGPSLDHFGHWIKKRMARPTPRRAAQLLNQGAKSWYVYMLHTPKLPELAWKGPLGKRWPRILERVEKVPGGGYPTSSLPTDAAHGAWLYRDNVIPRLRRPRADAYAHCPVQLITPTGDAFLSQRLYDDLERWAPQLVRRTLPAKHWVPRTRPDQLTSWITEFITAQEEGDPAKKVVATGPYADRFGGQLVLVTGAASGIGRATAFAFAEAGARIIAVDRDAEGAARTADMARLIGAPHAWGETVDVSDEAAMEKLADTVDAAYGTVDVLVNNAGIGLSGSFLDTTTEDWQKVLDVNLWGVIHGCRIFGKRMAERGQGGHIVNTASAAAYQPSKILAAYSTSKAAVLMLSECLRAELAGQGIGVSAICPGLVNTGITTTSRFAGVSADEEKRRQAKAARLYGMRNYPPEKVADAVLRAVVRNQAVVPVTPEARGAHLMSRFTPRALRALARIEPPL; encoded by the coding sequence GTGAAGACGGGAAAGGGCCCGGGACAGGGGCCGCACCAGGGTCAGGAGCAGGGGCTCCGGGGGGCGCGGGAGCGCCGGGTGCGCACCGGCGGCGTGGAGCTGTGTGTCGCCGAACTGGGGGATGCCGCGCGGCCCACGGTGATGCTGGTGCACGGCTATCCGGACAGCAAGGAAGTGTGGTCCGAGGTCGCCCAGCGGCTGGCCGAGAGCTTCCATGTGGTGCTGTACGACGTCCGCGGCTGCGGCCGCTCCACGGCCCCGAAGCCACTGCGCGGCGGGTTCACCCTGGAGAAGCTGACCGATGACTTCCTGGCCGTCGCGGACGCCGTCAGCCCCGGCCGGCCGGTCCATCTGGTGGGCCATGACTGGGGCTCCGTCCAGGCATGGGAATTCGCCACGGTCCGCCGCACGGAGGGCCGGATCGCGTCCTTCACCTCGATGTCGGGCCCGTCGCTGGACCACTTCGGCCACTGGATCAAGAAGCGGATGGCGCGGCCCACCCCCCGGCGCGCCGCCCAGCTCCTCAACCAGGGCGCCAAGTCCTGGTACGTCTACATGCTGCACACCCCCAAACTGCCCGAGCTGGCATGGAAAGGCCCGCTCGGCAAGCGCTGGCCCAGGATTCTGGAGCGAGTGGAGAAGGTGCCCGGTGGCGGTTATCCGACGTCGTCGCTGCCCACGGACGCTGCCCATGGCGCCTGGCTCTACCGCGACAACGTCATCCCGCGACTGCGCCGCCCGCGCGCCGATGCCTACGCCCACTGCCCGGTCCAGCTGATCACTCCGACCGGCGATGCGTTTCTCTCGCAGCGGCTCTATGACGACCTGGAGCGGTGGGCACCGCAGCTGGTACGCCGTACCCTCCCGGCCAAGCACTGGGTGCCGCGCACCCGGCCCGACCAGCTGACCTCCTGGATCACCGAGTTCATCACCGCTCAGGAGGAGGGCGATCCGGCCAAGAAGGTGGTGGCCACCGGCCCGTACGCCGACCGGTTCGGCGGACAGCTGGTGCTGGTGACCGGCGCGGCCAGCGGGATCGGGCGGGCCACCGCGTTCGCCTTCGCCGAGGCCGGTGCGCGGATCATCGCCGTCGACCGGGACGCGGAGGGCGCGGCGCGGACCGCCGATATGGCGCGGCTGATCGGCGCGCCGCACGCGTGGGGCGAGACCGTGGACGTCTCGGACGAGGCGGCCATGGAGAAGCTCGCCGACACGGTGGACGCCGCCTACGGCACCGTCGACGTCCTGGTGAACAACGCCGGCATCGGCCTGTCCGGCTCCTTCCTCGACACCACCACCGAGGACTGGCAGAAGGTCCTCGACGTCAACCTGTGGGGGGTCATCCACGGCTGCCGGATCTTCGGCAAGCGGATGGCGGAGCGCGGACAGGGCGGCCATATCGTCAACACCGCCTCGGCCGCCGCGTATCAGCCGTCCAAGATCCTTGCCGCCTACAGCACCTCCAAGGCGGCCGTCTTGATGCTCAGCGAGTGTCTGCGCGCCGAGCTGGCGGGCCAGGGCATCGGCGTCTCGGCCATCTGCCCTGGACTGGTCAACACCGGCATCACCACCACCTCGCGTTTCGCCGGCGTCTCGGCCGACGAGGAGAAGCGTCGCCAGGCCAAGGCCGCCCGGCTGTACGGGATGCGCAACTACCCGCCGGAGAAGGTCGCCGATGCCGTACTGCGCGCGGTGGTGCGCAACCAGGCGGTGGTGCCCGTCACCCCGGAGGCACGCGGCGCCCATCTGATGTCCCGCTTCACCCCGCGCGCCCTGCGTGCCCTCGCCCGCATCGAACCGCCGCTGTAA
- a CDS encoding ABC transporter ATP-binding protein: MSTVTIDHVSRWFGNVVAVNDISMTIAPGVTGLLGPNGAGKSTLINMMGGFLAPSNGTVTLDGSTIWRNADSYRHIGIVPEREAMYDFLTGREFVLANAELHGLGRAEAARALATVQMEYAQDRKISTYSKGMRQRVKMASALVHDPSVLLLDEPFNGMDPRQRMQLMELLRRMGDEGRTVLFSSHILEEVEQLASHIEVVVAGRHAASGDFRKIRRLMTDRPHRYLVRSDNDRALAGALIADPSTSGIEVDLAEGALRIQAVDFGRFTALLPRVAREHGIRLLTVSPSDESLESVFSYLVAA; this comes from the coding sequence ATGAGCACTGTCACCATCGACCACGTCTCCCGCTGGTTCGGAAACGTCGTTGCCGTCAACGACATTTCGATGACCATCGCGCCCGGAGTGACCGGCCTGCTCGGCCCCAACGGCGCCGGGAAGTCCACCCTCATCAACATGATGGGCGGCTTCCTCGCCCCCTCCAACGGCACCGTCACCCTCGACGGCAGCACGATCTGGCGCAACGCCGACAGCTACCGCCACATCGGCATCGTCCCCGAGCGCGAGGCGATGTACGACTTCCTCACCGGACGCGAATTCGTCCTGGCCAACGCCGAGTTGCACGGGCTGGGCCGGGCCGAGGCGGCCCGGGCCCTGGCCACGGTGCAGATGGAGTACGCCCAGGACCGCAAGATATCGACGTACAGCAAGGGCATGCGGCAGCGGGTGAAAATGGCGTCCGCGCTGGTCCACGACCCCTCCGTACTGCTGCTGGACGAGCCGTTCAACGGCATGGACCCCCGGCAGCGCATGCAGCTGATGGAGCTGCTGCGGCGGATGGGTGACGAGGGGCGCACGGTTCTGTTCTCCTCGCACATCCTCGAAGAGGTCGAGCAACTCGCCTCGCATATCGAGGTGGTGGTGGCCGGACGGCATGCCGCATCCGGTGACTTCCGCAAGATCCGCCGGCTGATGACCGACCGCCCGCACCGCTATCTCGTCCGGTCCGACAACGACCGCGCGCTGGCCGGTGCGCTGATCGCCGATCCGTCCACGTCCGGCATCGAAGTGGACCTCGCCGAGGGCGCGTTGCGCATCCAGGCCGTCGACTTCGGCCGGTTCACCGCACTCCTGCCGCGGGTCGCCCGCGAGCACGGCATCCGGCTGCTGACGGTCTCGCCGTCCGACGAATCGCTGGAATCCGTCTTCTCCTACCTCGTAGCGGCCTGA
- a CDS encoding metal-dependent hydrolase produces the protein MSTSPAPRTPDTPHPRDCHPIAPRRVAFDWRTTPLHWIPDEPTATHVINVLHLLLPAGERWFVTVFKEALPLVRDEELLRDVKGFMGQEATHSVQHAYVLDHLAHQGLDTGRYTRHIDFLFAYLLGAKPPLGLPLPQQEWLRFRLSLIAAIEQFTAVLGNWVLAADGLDRAAPDPVMLDLLRWHGAEEVEHRAVAFDMYQHTGGEEPARYLRRILGMSVTAPVLLYLWVCGAAYLLRHDPQLALPSRYSLREHNRAVRRGLLPSWRELGSAVPRYLRRSYHPSQEGSLRTAVAYLASSPAARAAAGAVGRAALS, from the coding sequence ATGAGCACGTCACCTGCACCCCGCACCCCTGACACCCCGCATCCGCGGGACTGCCACCCGATAGCGCCGCGCCGGGTCGCATTCGACTGGCGCACCACACCGCTGCACTGGATACCGGACGAACCCACCGCCACGCATGTCATCAATGTGCTGCATCTGCTGCTGCCGGCGGGCGAGCGGTGGTTCGTCACGGTCTTCAAGGAGGCCCTGCCGCTGGTCCGGGACGAGGAACTCCTCCGGGACGTCAAGGGCTTCATGGGCCAGGAGGCCACCCACAGCGTCCAGCACGCCTACGTTCTCGACCACTTGGCCCACCAGGGCCTCGACACCGGGCGCTACACCCGTCACATCGACTTCCTCTTCGCCTACCTCCTGGGTGCGAAACCTCCCCTCGGCCTACCTCTCCCCCAACAGGAGTGGCTGCGCTTCCGCCTTTCCCTGATAGCCGCCATCGAGCAGTTCACCGCCGTGCTCGGCAACTGGGTGCTGGCCGCCGACGGCCTCGACCGCGCCGCTCCCGATCCGGTCATGCTCGATCTGCTGCGCTGGCACGGTGCCGAAGAGGTCGAGCACCGCGCCGTCGCCTTCGACATGTACCAGCACACCGGCGGCGAGGAACCCGCCCGCTACCTCCGCCGTATCCTCGGGATGTCGGTCACGGCACCCGTCCTCCTCTACCTCTGGGTCTGCGGCGCGGCCTACCTCCTGCGGCACGATCCTCAGCTCGCCCTCCCCTCCCGCTACTCGCTGCGCGAGCACAACCGCGCCGTACGCAGGGGACTGCTGCCCTCCTGGCGTGAGCTGGGCTCGGCGGTACCTCGCTATCTGCGGCGGTCGTACCATCCCTCGCAGGAGGGGTCGCTGCGCACGGCCGTCGCCTACCTGGCGTCCTCCCCGGCCGCCCGGGCCGCGGCGGGTGCGGTGGGCCGCGCGGCCCTTTCGTGA
- a CDS encoding MerR family transcriptional regulator, with protein sequence MTEQPPTAGARTAEYRIEELAHLSGATVRTIRAYQDRGLLPRPERRGRANVYGDVHLARLRQIADLLDRGYTLASIKELLEAWNAGLDLGGVLGLVAEIDGPWTDEKASRISRADLDTAFGGTSDDASVAEAVELGVLERIPGHDDEYLVPSPRELAVAAELHSAGVPLPAISGHLREVRGQVEHIAARFVDFTTEHLFRPYLDHPPTDTEAAEAAALVRRLRPLAQQTIDAELARAMRTLATRYLRRHLAEAQPGEPAGSRDARSGERAAATAPASGIPRAAQSGTASRPVADPRPATDREPVLLPADTAQAVRDLVGPDNMAAFIAAAADREVRARTMDALAAPAPVPAPAPRDAPAVERSRSPRR encoded by the coding sequence GTGACCGAGCAACCGCCGACGGCCGGGGCCCGCACGGCCGAATACCGCATCGAGGAGCTGGCGCACCTCAGCGGCGCCACGGTCCGTACGATCCGGGCCTACCAGGACCGCGGACTGCTCCCCCGCCCCGAACGCCGCGGCCGGGCCAATGTCTACGGCGACGTCCATCTGGCCCGGCTGCGCCAGATCGCCGACCTCCTCGACCGCGGCTACACCCTGGCCAGCATCAAGGAACTCCTCGAGGCTTGGAACGCGGGGCTCGACCTGGGCGGGGTGCTCGGTCTGGTCGCCGAGATCGACGGACCGTGGACCGATGAGAAGGCGTCTCGTATCAGCCGCGCCGACCTGGACACCGCCTTCGGCGGCACCTCCGACGACGCGTCGGTGGCCGAGGCCGTCGAGCTCGGCGTGCTGGAACGTATCCCGGGCCATGACGACGAGTACCTCGTCCCCAGTCCCCGCGAACTCGCCGTCGCCGCCGAGCTCCACTCCGCCGGCGTCCCGCTGCCGGCCATCTCCGGCCATCTGCGCGAGGTACGCGGCCAGGTGGAACACATCGCGGCCCGCTTCGTCGACTTCACCACCGAACACCTCTTCCGTCCCTATCTGGACCATCCACCGACCGACACCGAGGCCGCCGAGGCCGCCGCGCTCGTGCGCCGCCTCCGGCCCCTGGCACAGCAGACCATCGACGCCGAACTCGCCCGCGCCATGCGCACCCTGGCCACCCGCTACCTCCGCCGCCACCTCGCCGAGGCGCAGCCGGGGGAGCCCGCAGGGAGCCGCGACGCGAGGAGCGGGGAGCGGGCTGCGGCGACCGCGCCTGCATCCGGCATCCCCCGTGCGGCGCAGTCCGGCACCGCCTCCCGGCCGGTCGCAGACCCCCGTCCCGCGACCGACCGGGAGCCGGTCCTTCTCCCCGCCGACACCGCCCAGGCCGTACGCGACCTGGTCGGCCCGGACAACATGGCCGCCTTCATCGCCGCCGCCGCCGACCGCGAGGTCCGGGCACGCACCATGGACGCCCTGGCGGCCCCGGCCCCGGTCCCGGCCCCGGCCCCACGGGACGCACCCGCCGTCGAACGCTCCCGTTCGCCCCGCCGCTGA